Proteins encoded within one genomic window of Kibdelosporangium phytohabitans:
- a CDS encoding response regulator, which translates to MSVSVFLVDDQRLVRAGFQMMIESDPGLRVVGEAGDGASAVEALRSVDADVVLMDVRMPVMDGVRATAALAEIGHPAKVLILTTFDLDEYVFAALKAGAAGFLLKDARQEELLSAIHAVADGGSVVAPTATRRLLAHVLESLPGRTADPRVKELTGREVDVLRQIATGASNKEIADHLSMADGTLKTHIGNLLSKLDCRDRVGLVLFAFETGLAKLPS; encoded by the coding sequence ATGAGTGTTTCGGTTTTTCTTGTCGATGATCAGCGGTTGGTTCGGGCTGGTTTTCAGATGATGATCGAGTCCGATCCGGGTCTGCGGGTTGTCGGGGAGGCTGGGGATGGGGCTTCCGCTGTCGAGGCGCTCCGGTCGGTCGATGCTGATGTTGTGCTGATGGATGTGCGGATGCCGGTGATGGACGGGGTGCGGGCCACTGCTGCTCTCGCTGAGATCGGGCATCCGGCCAAGGTGCTCATCCTCACCACTTTTGATCTGGACGAGTATGTCTTCGCTGCCCTCAAGGCTGGGGCTGCTGGGTTTTTGCTCAAGGACGCGCGTCAGGAGGAGTTGCTGTCCGCCATCCACGCTGTCGCTGATGGTGGATCGGTTGTCGCGCCGACTGCGACGCGGCGGCTGCTCGCCCATGTGCTCGAATCGCTTCCTGGCCGGACTGCTGATCCTCGGGTGAAGGAGCTCACCGGGCGGGAGGTCGATGTGTTGCGGCAGATCGCGACTGGCGCGAGCAACAAGGAGATCGCCGATCACCTCAGCATGGCTGATGGCACGCTCAAGACCCACATCGGCAATCTTCTGTCCAAGCTCGACTGCCGGGACCGGGTTGGCCTTGTGCTGTTCGCGTTCGAAACTGGTTTGGCAAAGCTGCCGTCCTAG
- a CDS encoding class I SAM-dependent DNA methyltransferase encodes MSEPSYLAEIRNSYDTVADSYHDLLKDAHDSMPFDRAMLAAFAERAQGTVADIGCGPGRITTRLADLGLSVFGIDLSPEMIEVARREHPRLRFDVGSMTALDLADGSLGGVVAWYSIIHLPQDELPGVFAEFFRVLEPGGQLLLAFKSGDERRHLSHAYGHDVSLDVYWMPVDRVAKLAEQAGFTEVARLERAASTNEKGPQGYYLARKQ; translated from the coding sequence GTGAGTGAACCCAGCTACTTGGCCGAGATCAGGAACTCGTATGACACCGTCGCCGATTCCTACCACGACCTGCTGAAGGACGCGCACGACAGCATGCCGTTCGACCGGGCGATGCTGGCCGCGTTCGCCGAGCGCGCGCAGGGCACGGTCGCCGACATCGGCTGTGGTCCTGGCCGGATCACCACCCGCCTCGCCGACCTGGGCCTTTCGGTCTTCGGCATCGACCTGTCGCCCGAGATGATCGAAGTGGCCCGGCGGGAGCACCCGCGGCTGCGGTTCGATGTGGGTTCGATGACCGCGCTGGACCTGGCGGACGGCTCGCTGGGCGGCGTGGTCGCGTGGTATTCGATCATCCACCTGCCGCAGGACGAGCTGCCCGGCGTGTTCGCCGAGTTCTTCCGGGTGCTGGAACCCGGCGGGCAGCTGCTGCTCGCGTTCAAGAGCGGTGACGAACGTCGGCATTTGTCGCACGCGTACGGTCACGACGTGTCCCTCGACGTCTACTGGATGCCGGTCGACCGGGTCGCGAAGCTCGCCGAACAGGCGGGGTTCACCGAGGTGGCCAGGCTGGAGCGGGCGGCGTCCACCAACGAGAAAGGCCCGCAGGGCTACTACTTGGCACGCAAGCAGTAG
- a CDS encoding sensor histidine kinase, with translation MPPRPWTADTVWAATLAALSVYFAYPNPAGCLLALPLCAALAVRRTWPVVALVVGVVSAAAQAVVLPQVSVSILAVPILVYSLRRWSGRTLGLISLGIALAGAVAGPVIWLQGASPRDIGVTSLCYALVIIVVYGVGLRVREREEAALANARAEAAEERAEIAREVHDVVAHSLSLIAVQAEGGRSKAMRDPASAPEVLGVIADESRHALDEIRDMITVLRKGGISSDQRGAAGIHDLVGRLGDRARLTVVGDVGPSLGFTIYRVVQEALTNFLRHAGPSATVTVTVAVDGDQAEVTVQDDGHGPAAATDGKGHGLTTMRERIQARGGTLTAGPLTPVGYQVRATVPVMS, from the coding sequence GTGCCCCCACGCCCATGGACCGCGGACACGGTCTGGGCGGCCACCCTGGCCGCCCTGAGCGTCTACTTCGCGTACCCCAATCCCGCCGGCTGCCTGCTGGCGTTGCCGTTGTGCGCGGCGCTGGCGGTCCGGCGCACCTGGCCGGTGGTCGCGCTCGTGGTCGGCGTCGTCTCCGCCGCCGCGCAGGCGGTGGTCCTGCCCCAGGTGAGCGTGTCGATCCTGGCCGTGCCGATCCTGGTCTACAGCCTGCGGCGGTGGTCAGGCCGGACACTGGGGTTGATCAGCCTGGGCATAGCGCTCGCCGGCGCGGTGGCCGGGCCGGTGATCTGGCTGCAAGGCGCGAGCCCGCGGGACATCGGCGTCACATCGCTCTGCTACGCGCTGGTGATCATCGTCGTGTACGGCGTCGGGCTGCGCGTACGTGAGCGGGAGGAGGCCGCGTTGGCGAACGCTCGTGCCGAAGCGGCCGAGGAACGTGCTGAGATCGCACGCGAGGTACACGACGTCGTGGCGCACTCGTTGTCGCTGATCGCGGTCCAGGCCGAGGGCGGGCGGTCGAAGGCGATGCGCGATCCGGCCAGCGCACCGGAAGTCCTCGGCGTCATCGCCGACGAATCGCGGCACGCGCTGGACGAGATCAGGGACATGATCACCGTGCTGCGCAAGGGCGGGATCTCCAGTGATCAACGCGGCGCGGCCGGGATACACGACCTCGTCGGACGGCTGGGTGATCGCGCCCGGCTCACGGTCGTCGGCGACGTCGGCCCGTCGCTGGGATTCACCATCTACCGCGTCGTCCAGGAAGCGCTGACCAACTTCCTGCGCCACGCAGGCCCTTCAGCGACAGTCACCGTGACCGTCGCAGTGGATGGTGACCAAGCCGAGGTCACGGTCCAGGACGACGGTCACGGCCCAGCGGCAGCAACCGACGGCAAGGGGCACGGCCTGACCACCATGCGCGAGCGCATCCAGGCACGCGGCGGCACCCTCACCGCCGGCCCACTGACACCCGTCGGCTACCAGGTCCGCGCGACCGTCCCGGTGATGTCATGA
- a CDS encoding SRPBCC family protein — MGQFEATVEIDRPVAEVFAFLADGTNDPKFSPRVLRIDKTPDGPTAVGTVFTSTVKDAGMKSRREFKITELVENSRIRWAEQTKNLVMAVDGGYDFESISDTRTRLRIFNVLEGSGVGRLLVGLALIALRKDGPAFGNRIKAAVEAS, encoded by the coding sequence ATGGGCCAGTTCGAGGCGACCGTGGAGATCGATCGGCCGGTCGCGGAGGTCTTCGCGTTCCTCGCCGACGGCACGAACGACCCGAAGTTCAGCCCGCGGGTGCTGCGGATCGACAAGACGCCGGACGGGCCGACAGCCGTCGGAACGGTGTTCACCAGCACGGTCAAGGACGCCGGGATGAAGTCGCGGCGCGAGTTCAAGATCACCGAACTGGTCGAGAACAGCCGGATCCGCTGGGCCGAGCAGACCAAGAACCTCGTCATGGCGGTCGATGGCGGTTATGACTTCGAGTCCATCTCGGACACCAGGACCCGGCTGCGGATCTTCAACGTCCTCGAGGGCAGCGGGGTCGGCAGACTCCTCGTCGGACTGGCGCTGATCGCGCTCCGCAAGGACGGACCGGCGTTCGGCAACCGCATCAAGGCGGCCGTGGAGGCCTCCTGA
- a CDS encoding GNAT family N-acetyltransferase → MTSIWTGERVRLRGIEPSDWEAFRRFDENSADMRAADMMYPPRSAEGYRRWTEEQSTRDPEGEEFMLAIEANGVLVGSLSTSGTDRLAGRFSYGVSVGDEHKRRGYASEAVVLLMAYMFAERRYHKCEISIYSVNEPSIRLHEELGFVTEGRLRDHVFFAGTHQDLVVLGMTAQEFWARHAERTSTVLRPSAGTTGC, encoded by the coding sequence GTGACATCGATCTGGACGGGCGAGCGGGTTCGGTTGCGTGGCATCGAGCCCAGCGACTGGGAGGCGTTTCGGCGGTTCGACGAGAACTCCGCGGACATGCGGGCCGCTGACATGATGTATCCGCCCCGCTCCGCTGAGGGGTACCGGCGGTGGACGGAGGAACAGTCCACTCGTGACCCCGAGGGTGAAGAGTTCATGCTGGCCATCGAGGCGAACGGCGTCCTGGTCGGCTCCCTTTCGACGAGCGGGACCGACCGGCTCGCGGGGAGGTTCAGCTACGGCGTCAGCGTCGGCGACGAGCACAAGCGGCGTGGATACGCCAGCGAGGCCGTCGTCCTGCTGATGGCGTACATGTTCGCTGAACGGCGCTATCACAAGTGTGAGATCAGCATCTACTCAGTGAACGAGCCGTCCATCCGTTTGCACGAAGAACTCGGCTTCGTCACCGAGGGGCGGCTGCGTGACCACGTGTTCTTCGCGGGCACGCACCAGGATCTGGTCGTGCTCGGCATGACCGCCCAGGAGTTCTGGGCACGCCATGCCGAGCGGACGTCCACGGTCCTCAGGCCGAGTGCGGGAACGACGGGTTGTTGA
- a CDS encoding alpha/beta hydrolase, whose product MRKLATVLVAAAALATVPAAASAAGALDWGECPPDSVDLGQECTTVSVPVDYANPAGDRISLAVSRIPAARPEVRRGVLLLVPGGPGNSGLDRPWKLGARLPQEVRDRYDIIGFDPRGVGRSNPVSCGLTSDDVRSLTQWPGPDGDISENVARAKRVADTCARNAGPLLRHISTRNEVHDLDQIRKALAQKKISYWAHSYGTAVGAYYATLYPGNTDRVLLDSTDELDPDVLWRKVLANQAIGVEDRFPDFAAWASRPDNPDRVADTPGAVRPLYLELAARLDRAPIGSFNGNTLREAVIRGMNADTGFPIIAKTMNAARTGGAPPQVPVPPESVLQNIAAVAGATICNDVAWPTSVQVYQRDVLRSRARHPMTAGMAANIPPCAFWPFPAGEPVRVSADGPSNILMVQSARDPATPLVGAQRTRRALGDRAVLVTVSTGGHGVYLQQGSVCGDRLVTAFLVTGQRPGGDVYCAR is encoded by the coding sequence ATGAGGAAACTAGCGACTGTGCTGGTCGCCGCCGCCGCGCTGGCGACAGTCCCGGCAGCGGCATCAGCGGCAGGGGCGCTCGACTGGGGCGAGTGCCCGCCCGATTCCGTCGACCTCGGGCAGGAATGCACGACCGTGTCCGTCCCGGTCGACTACGCCAACCCGGCAGGGGACCGCATTTCCCTTGCTGTCTCGAGGATCCCAGCCGCACGCCCGGAGGTCAGGCGCGGTGTGCTGCTGCTCGTCCCGGGTGGGCCGGGCAATTCCGGTTTGGACAGGCCGTGGAAGCTCGGTGCCCGTCTGCCGCAGGAGGTCAGGGACCGTTACGACATCATCGGCTTCGACCCGCGCGGAGTCGGTCGCAGCAACCCGGTCAGCTGCGGCCTGACCTCGGACGACGTCAGAAGCCTGACCCAGTGGCCCGGGCCTGACGGCGACATCAGCGAGAACGTCGCACGTGCCAAACGAGTGGCTGACACATGCGCTCGCAACGCGGGACCGTTGTTGCGGCACATCAGCACCCGCAACGAGGTCCACGACCTCGATCAGATCAGAAAGGCGTTGGCACAGAAGAAGATCTCGTACTGGGCGCACTCGTACGGCACCGCGGTCGGCGCCTACTACGCCACGCTCTACCCCGGCAACACCGACCGGGTCCTGCTCGACAGCACCGACGAACTCGATCCGGACGTGCTGTGGCGCAAGGTGTTGGCCAACCAGGCGATCGGCGTGGAAGACCGTTTCCCCGACTTCGCCGCGTGGGCGAGCCGTCCGGACAACCCGGACCGCGTAGCCGACACGCCGGGCGCTGTCCGTCCGTTGTACCTCGAACTCGCCGCGCGGCTCGACCGTGCGCCGATCGGCTCGTTCAACGGGAACACGCTGCGTGAAGCGGTGATACGCGGCATGAACGCCGACACGGGATTCCCGATCATCGCGAAGACCATGAACGCGGCACGGACCGGCGGCGCCCCACCGCAGGTCCCTGTTCCGCCGGAGAGTGTCCTGCAGAACATCGCCGCCGTGGCCGGCGCCACGATCTGCAACGACGTGGCGTGGCCGACATCGGTCCAGGTCTACCAGCGGGACGTGCTGCGTTCCCGCGCCCGGCACCCGATGACCGCGGGCATGGCCGCCAACATCCCACCTTGTGCGTTCTGGCCGTTCCCCGCCGGCGAGCCGGTCCGGGTCTCGGCGGACGGGCCGAGCAACATCCTGATGGTCCAGAGCGCCCGTGACCCGGCGACACCGCTGGTCGGAGCGCAGCGGACGCGGCGTGCGCTCGGTGACCGGGCGGTGCTGGTGACCGTCAGCACGGGCGGCCACGGCGTCTACCTGCAGCAAGGCAGCGTGTGCGGTGACCGGCTGGTGACCGCGTTCCTGGTTACGGGTCAGCGACCAGGTGGTGACGTCTACTGCGCCCGTTGA